One part of the Candidatus Krumholzibacteriia bacterium genome encodes these proteins:
- a CDS encoding inositol-3-phosphate synthase: protein MKQKQTIRPATGKLGILMPGMGAVATTFIAGVEAVRAGIAKPIGSLTQMGTIRLGKRTDNRSPHINEFIPLAQLDQIEFAGWDPIPDNAYQAALKAGVLEKELLNQLREPLEAITPMTAVFDKNYVKKLDGPNVKKGKNWMELADQVREDIKRFKAEKKLDRMVMVWCGSTEVYLEAKPVHQTVKAFEEGLRNNDPAISPSMVYAYAALKERVPYANGAPNLSVDIPAMIELAKEMRVPICGKDFKTGQTMMKTILAPGFRARMLGVSGWFSTNILGNRDGEVLDDPESFKTKEVSKLGVLESILQPQLNPDLYGNMFHKVRINYYPPRGDNKEGWDNIDIFGWLGYPMQIKVDFLCRDSILAAPIVLDLALFLDFAERADMSGIQEWLSFYFKSPQTAPGLYAEHDLFIQLMKLKNNLRHAMGEELITHLGQEYYA from the coding sequence ATGAAGCAGAAACAGACCATTCGTCCCGCGACCGGCAAGCTCGGCATTCTCATGCCCGGCATGGGTGCCGTCGCCACCACGTTCATCGCCGGCGTCGAAGCCGTGCGCGCCGGTATCGCAAAGCCCATCGGCTCGCTGACCCAGATGGGCACCATCCGGCTCGGCAAGCGCACCGACAACCGCTCGCCGCACATCAACGAGTTCATCCCGCTCGCCCAGCTCGACCAGATCGAGTTTGCGGGCTGGGATCCCATTCCCGACAACGCGTACCAGGCCGCCCTCAAGGCGGGCGTGCTGGAGAAGGAGCTGCTCAACCAGCTGCGCGAACCGCTGGAAGCGATCACGCCCATGACGGCCGTGTTCGACAAGAACTACGTCAAGAAGCTCGACGGACCCAACGTCAAGAAGGGCAAGAACTGGATGGAGCTCGCCGACCAGGTGCGCGAGGACATCAAGCGCTTCAAGGCCGAGAAGAAGCTCGACCGCATGGTGATGGTGTGGTGCGGCAGCACCGAGGTCTACCTCGAGGCCAAGCCGGTGCACCAGACCGTCAAGGCATTCGAAGAGGGTCTGCGCAACAACGATCCGGCCATCTCGCCGAGCATGGTGTACGCGTACGCCGCCCTCAAGGAGCGCGTGCCCTACGCCAACGGCGCGCCCAACCTGAGCGTCGACATCCCCGCGATGATCGAGCTGGCCAAGGAGATGCGCGTGCCCATCTGCGGCAAGGACTTCAAGACCGGCCAGACCATGATGAAGACCATCCTGGCGCCGGGGTTCCGGGCGCGCATGCTGGGTGTGAGCGGCTGGTTCTCCACCAACATCCTGGGCAACCGCGACGGCGAGGTGCTGGACGATCCGGAATCGTTCAAGACCAAGGAAGTGAGCAAGCTCGGGGTGCTGGAGTCCATCCTGCAACCGCAGCTCAACCCGGACCTGTACGGCAACATGTTCCACAAGGTGCGGATCAACTACTATCCGCCGCGCGGCGACAACAAGGAGGGCTGGGACAACATCGACATCTTCGGATGGCTCGGTTATCCCATGCAGATCAAGGTGGACTTCCTGTGCCGCGATTCGATTCTCGCCGCACCCATCGTGCTCGACCTGGCGCTGTTCCTCGACTTTGCGGAGCGCGCCGACATGTCCGGCATCCAGGAGTGGCTGTCGTTCTACTTCAAGAGCCCGCAGACCGCGCCCGGCCTCTACGCCGAGCACGACCTGTTCATCCAGCTCATGAAGCTCAAGAACAACCTGCGTCACGCGATGGGTGAGGAACTCATCACCCACCTGGGCCAGGAGTACTACGCGTAG
- a CDS encoding GNAT family N-acetyltransferase encodes MPLHAVEPWTDPRWDAYVASHPRATVYHTSAWIRIVCEIGRYPSLCLLHETDGRVTGVLPLVAVESRLTGNRISTLPFSDVCFALADDAATARALTGEARAMRAKRSAAFYEMRGLPALRDGSDTPAEGFAPSGHFWNYLIPLAGDAEAVKKTFSRTAVRQTITKGIRLGVQARVATDTADLEAFYTLYVRNRRRHGIPPQPRLLFATILERLSQNPSAMLYLAEHEGTPVAGLIMMRYNGVTYAKYEGVDETRRDLVALYPLFWKTIEDAVLAGDHSYDFGRTAGDNAGLNQFKQRWGTTQVALPYYFDPPAEGMSVVKSDSLKYRVFTRVFRTMPESWTVRVGERIFRHFG; translated from the coding sequence GTGCCGCTGCACGCCGTTGAACCATGGACCGACCCGCGGTGGGACGCCTACGTGGCGTCCCACCCGCGGGCGACGGTGTACCACACCTCCGCCTGGATCCGCATCGTCTGCGAGATCGGGCGCTATCCCTCCCTGTGTCTGCTGCACGAAACCGACGGCCGCGTAACCGGCGTGCTGCCGCTGGTGGCGGTGGAGAGCCGCCTCACCGGCAACCGTATTTCGACGCTTCCCTTTTCCGACGTGTGTTTCGCGCTGGCCGACGACGCGGCAACCGCGCGCGCACTCACCGGCGAAGCCCGCGCCATGCGCGCCAAGAGGAGCGCCGCCTTCTACGAGATGCGGGGTCTGCCCGCGCTGCGCGACGGGTCGGATACCCCGGCGGAGGGATTCGCCCCCAGCGGGCATTTCTGGAACTACCTCATTCCACTCGCGGGGGATGCTGAGGCGGTAAAGAAGACGTTCAGCCGTACCGCCGTCCGGCAGACGATCACCAAGGGGATCCGGCTCGGCGTGCAGGCGCGGGTGGCCACGGACACGGCGGATCTCGAGGCCTTCTACACGCTCTACGTGCGCAACCGGCGGCGTCACGGCATTCCGCCGCAGCCACGCCTGCTTTTCGCCACCATCCTGGAGCGATTGTCACAGAATCCGAGCGCCATGCTCTACCTGGCCGAACACGAGGGCACCCCGGTGGCGGGACTCATCATGATGCGCTACAACGGCGTCACCTACGCCAAGTACGAGGGCGTGGACGAGACACGCCGCGATCTGGTGGCACTGTATCCGTTGTTCTGGAAGACCATCGAGGACGCGGTGCTGGCCGGCGATCACAGCTACGACTTCGGCCGCACCGCGGGTGACAACGCGGGGCTGAACCAGTTCAAGCAGCGCTGGGGCACCACCCAGGTCGCGCTGCCCTACTACTTCGATCCCCCCGCCGAGGGCATGAGCGTGGTCAAGAGCGACTCGCTCAAGTACCGCGTGTTCACGCGCGTCTTCCGCACCATGCCGGAATCATGGACCGTTCGGGTGGGCGAGAGAATCTTCCGCCATTTCGGCTGA